The nucleotide sequence TGGAACAACCCTACTTTTCAGATTTCCATATGGAAATCGACATCGCCAACTTCTCGGGACGCATGGGATATCTGGTATTGGGGTATTACCTGGCCAACAAAAGCATTAAACCGAAAACCAATAATATCGTTGCCGCAACCTGCATCATCATTGGTATAGTTATCACGATTATCGGCACAGGTATGATTTCATTTGGAGAAAAGTCATTTAATGAAATGCTGTATGAAAATCTTTCTCCTAATGTGATACTTTTCACCATAGGAGTATTCCTCTTTTTCCGCAAACTGGAAATTACAAATCCTCTTGTCATTAAACTCCGCAATGTTATCAGCAAATACAGCTTCGGAATCTATCTGGTACACATGCTTGTCCTGAGATATCTGGTCGAAATAAATATCCATTGGAATACTGTTCACCCGGGACTGTTAATCCCCGTACTGGCACTGCTTTGCTTAACCATTTCGACTGCAATTATTTATGGTCTGAATAAACTGCCATACGGAAAATATTTTGCGGGATAAAAGCAAAATTCTCACTATCAGCAAAAAAAAGGACAAAACGTTTGCATTTTTAATTCAGACCCTTTACATTTGCAACAAATTCAATCACAAAACGAATATGAATCTTACAGTAGTAAACAAATTTTGGTGGTGGCGCTTACAACTTCAACGGTCGTGAGTCGCTATTTCTTTGTCCAAATTTGCCAACTACTATAAAGCAAAATATAAACAAAAGCCTGTCGCACTCACGACAGGCTTTTTTTATTCCCATTTCTCAAAAAAGAATGATTATCAAAATATACAACATATGAGCTACAACGTAAACGAAGAAGGTTATTATGGCGAATTCGGAGGAGCCTATATCCCCGAAATCCTTTATCAAAATGTAGAGAAATTGCGCAAGTCGTATCTGGAAGTGATGAGCGACCCGACGTTTCAGGAAGAATTCCAGCAACTGTTGCGCGACTATGTAGGCCGCCCTACTCCTCTCTACCTTACCCGCCGTCTTTCAGAAAAATACGGAGCAAAAATCTACCTCAAGCGCGAAGACCTCAACCACACCGGCGCTCACAAAATCAACAACACCATCGGACAAATCCTATTAGCCCGCAGAATGGGTAAAACCCGTATCATTGCTGAGACCGGAGCCGGTCAGCACGGTGTGGCAACAGCTACTGTTTGTGCGTTGATGAACATGGAGTGCGTGGTCTATATGGGAGCGACCGACGTAGCACGCCAGAAACTGAACGTACAAAAGATGGAGATGCTCGGCGCTAAGGTATTCCCGGTACAAAGCGGTAATAAAACGCTGAAAGATGCAACCAACGAAGCGATTCGTGACTGGTGCAGCAACCCTTCGAATACACATTATATTATCGGTTCAACCGTAGGACCACACCCTTACCCTGATATGGTGGCACGTTTCCAATCCATCATCAGCGAGGAAATCAAAAAACAGTTGCTTGAAAAAGAGGGCCGTGATTACCCTGACTACCTCATAGCATGTGTGGGCGGAGGTAGTAACGCTGCCGGAACATATTTCCACTACCTGAGCGATGACCGTGTGAAAATCATCTCGGCAGAAGCTGCTGGTTTGGGTATTGAAACCGGCGAAACTGCTGCCACCATTCACCTCGGTCGTAAAGGGATTATCCACGGTAGCCAAACGTTACTGATGCAAACCGAAGATGGTCAGATTATTGAGCCATATTCGATTTCTGCCGGACTCGACTATCCGGGTATCGGACCCATGCACGCTCACCTTGCTCAAAGCGGTCGCGCCGAAGTTTTGGCCATTACCGACGACGAGGCTATTGACGCAGCATTCGAACTGACAGCTCTGGAAGGTATCATTCCGGCCATCGAATCGTCACACGCACTGGCTGTTTTGGGTAAAAAGAAATTCAAAGTGGATGATGTGGTAGTGATTACACTATCCGGCCGTGGCGACAAGGATATGGAAACATACGTTTCCTTGTTCGAAAGCCGCCAGGGAAAATAAGCAAATTTGAAGATTTGAGAATTTGAAAATGATGCGCCGCATCGCAATCAAAAACTGCTAAAGACAAAAACAATGCAATACAAAATAAACACCCGCTGCCAAACGCTTTTGGCTGACCTTCAGACTCCGGTGAGCCTGTACCTGAAGGTGCGAGACATTTTCCCCGAGTCGGCATTGCTCGAAAGTACTGACTTTCACGTGGTGGACAACCGGTACTCGTTTATCGGCATCAAGCCGCTGGCGAAATTTACCGCTGAAAAGGGAACGGTTTACCAACAATATCCGGATGGAACAATCCAGACTATTTCCTTGTCAGAAGATAATTCACTGCCTGTTTTACTGGAAAATTTCGTACATCAGTTTGACGTAAACTACGAAAATAACCCGACCGGTATTAACGGATTCTTCGGATATACCGGATATGATTCCGTTCAACATTTTGAAAATGTATCGATTAACAAACCGGGCGTAACTCAAAGCGATGCACCGGAGATGGTTTACATTTTCTACAAATACATCATCGTGGTCAACCACTTCAAAAACGAAATGGTGATTGTCGAAAATATTCCTGCCGGTGGCGAAAGCGAAATGGAGGAGCTGGTTTCGATGATTGACAGCCGTAATTTCCCAGTTTATTCGTTTGAAGCGGAAGGTGACATCACCTCTCCTATCACGGATGACGAATATATGGAAATGGTGGACAAAGGCGTGAAACACTGCAAACGCGGCGATGTGTTCCAGATTGTTCTTTCACGCCGTTTTGAGCAAAAATTCAAAGGCGACGATTTCACCGTTTACCGCGCTTTACGTTCGGTAAATCCATCTCCTTACCTCTTCTATTTTGATTTCGGTTCGTTCCGTATCTTCGGTTCTTCTCCTGAAACCCACCTCAAGATGGAAGGCGACAAAGCGACTATCGACCCGATTGCGGGAACATTCCGTCGCACCGGCGACGACCAGAAAGACCAGGAGCTGGCTGAACAATTGCTGAAAGACCCGAAAGAAAACGCCGAGCACGTAATGCTCGTTGACCTGGCCCGTAACGACCTGAGCCGCAACTGTTCG is from Parabacteroides sp. FAFU027 and encodes:
- a CDS encoding acyltransferase; amino-acid sequence: MQPTTKQVWIDNLRALATIGVVLLHSSGDTVLLFGKIPAGDWWIGDIYSGAVRYSVPIFIMLTGVLLLGKEYSLGVFFRKRFTRVLTPFLFWSLIYIAFDFWDKAKNGENILSFDSLDYILEKLQYGASFHFWYIYMLIGLYLFIPILGKWARNCTEKEMLYFLGIWLCAVVLEQPYFSDFHMEIDIANFSGRMGYLVLGYYLANKSIKPKTNNIVAATCIIIGIVITIIGTGMISFGEKSFNEMLYENLSPNVILFTIGVFLFFRKLEITNPLVIKLRNVISKYSFGIYLVHMLVLRYLVEINIHWNTVHPGLLIPVLALLCLTISTAIIYGLNKLPYGKYFAG
- the trpB gene encoding tryptophan synthase subunit beta — protein: MSYNVNEEGYYGEFGGAYIPEILYQNVEKLRKSYLEVMSDPTFQEEFQQLLRDYVGRPTPLYLTRRLSEKYGAKIYLKREDLNHTGAHKINNTIGQILLARRMGKTRIIAETGAGQHGVATATVCALMNMECVVYMGATDVARQKLNVQKMEMLGAKVFPVQSGNKTLKDATNEAIRDWCSNPSNTHYIIGSTVGPHPYPDMVARFQSIISEEIKKQLLEKEGRDYPDYLIACVGGGSNAAGTYFHYLSDDRVKIISAEAAGLGIETGETAATIHLGRKGIIHGSQTLLMQTEDGQIIEPYSISAGLDYPGIGPMHAHLAQSGRAEVLAITDDEAIDAAFELTALEGIIPAIESSHALAVLGKKKFKVDDVVVITLSGRGDKDMETYVSLFESRQGK
- a CDS encoding anthranilate synthase component I family protein, yielding MQYKINTRCQTLLADLQTPVSLYLKVRDIFPESALLESTDFHVVDNRYSFIGIKPLAKFTAEKGTVYQQYPDGTIQTISLSEDNSLPVLLENFVHQFDVNYENNPTGINGFFGYTGYDSVQHFENVSINKPGVTQSDAPEMVYIFYKYIIVVNHFKNEMVIVENIPAGGESEMEELVSMIDSRNFPVYSFEAEGDITSPITDDEYMEMVDKGVKHCKRGDVFQIVLSRRFEQKFKGDDFTVYRALRSVNPSPYLFYFDFGSFRIFGSSPETHLKMEGDKATIDPIAGTFRRTGDDQKDQELAEQLLKDPKENAEHVMLVDLARNDLSRNCSKVHVESYKEIQFYSHVIHMVSRVSGTIDEGANRIKLFADTFPAGTLSGAPKVRAMQLIDDIEKHARGFYGGCIGYIGFNGDFNQAITIRSFLSKNNTLHFQAGAGIVSKSVRENELQEVNNKLGALNKAVLLASTIK